TTTAATCTGATTAAGCAGGGTAGGTATACTTGCCTGAAGGTATACAAGTACATCTGGCGGTTTTAAAAAATTAGTCATATCAAAGAACAAACTTGAATAAGTTTCAAAATCTCTGTCAGACATCTTACCGAGTTTGTGAAGGTTTTTTGCAAAGATTTCTACATCTTCGTATATGCTTCTGTCTTGTATTACTGAGCCTGGCCTTTCTGTCAGCTCTTTATGTGTATTAAAACGATGTGCGAGAAAATAAATTTGAAGGTTAAACGACCAGCGGGACATATCTGCGTAAAAGTCGCTGAGATATGGATTATCAGCAACTGACTCATAATATGGCAGCCATTTAAATTTTTCAGCAAGTAATTCCGTTAGTGAAGATTTCCCTGAACCGATATTACCTGCAACCGATATAAATATCTTGTTATTGGACACTTCAAATAAAAAGGGTCAGTATTATGTTAACTGACCTGATTAAGAAAGATTACTCTTTTGTTTCTTCAGCTTGTGTATCTTCTGCTTTTACTTGTATCGCAGGAGCAGGCGATTCTTCAATCACCGATTCAAGAATTTTTCTTCTCTTTTCTTTTATCTTTGTTGCAGCCTTACCCGTAAGACCTCTTAAATAGTATAGTTTCGCTCTGCGGATACCGCCATGCTTTTCGATTACTACTTTTAATATCTTTGGTGAATTGATAGGGAATATCCTTTCAACACCGACGCCATTGGATATTTTTCTTACCCTGAAAGTCTTGCTTAATCCGCTGCCTTTAATTCCCATAACTATACCCTTGTACTGCTGTACTCTTTCTTTGTCACCCTCAATAACCTTGACGAAAACAGTTATTGTATCGCCAACACGAAAGTCGGGTAAATCATTTCTTAACTGTGCTGCTTCGACTAATTTAATTTTGTTCATTTAATTAATTGCTCCTGTAATTATTGTTTATTTAATTTTTTAATTTTTCTGTATTTTGCTAAAGCTTTTTTGCTGCGCCATTCATTTATTTTACTATGATTACCTGATAATAAAACCTCAGGTACTTTTAATCCATCATACTTTTCCGGTCTTGTGTATTGCGGATAGTCAAATCCCGATTCAATTTGAAATGTGTCAGTCAAAGCTGATTCCCCGTCTCCGAGTGCTCCCGGCAATAATCTCGAGATTGAATCAATAAAAACGAGAGCTGCCACATCCCCGCATGAAAGAACATAATCACCTATTGATATCTCTGCTGTAACGTATCTTTTAATGACACGTTCATCGATTCCTTTGTAATGTCCGCAAATCAACAATATATTATTCTTTAGAGAATAATAGTTTACAAACTTCTGGTTCAATCTTTTTCCTTGCGGTGAAAAATAGACTATCTCATCATAATCATATTTTTCCATAAGTCTGTCTACACATTTGAAAAAAGGTTCGGGTTTCAATATCATACCTGCTCCTCCTCCATAGGGTAAATCATCTATTTGTTTATACTTTCCTTCGGCATAATCCCTTAGATTATGCAGATGGACAGATACGAGTCCCTTTTTTCTCGCTCTCGAAATCAAACCATTTGTCAAAGAACTTTCAAGAATCTTTGGATTGGCTGATATAATGTCAAACCGCATCATAATCTATCAATCCTTCAATAAGTGCTACATCAATTCTCTTCTTTATTACGTCAATCTTTGTCACAATCTCTTTAAGAAGCGGAATCATCACTTCATTTCCTTTTGAAGTTTTAACGAATAAAATATCCGAACTTCCAAAATTATCTATACGAATCACCTCCCCAAGCATATTTTTTCCTTCATACACAATACATCCTAACATTTCATAATAATAATATAATCCCTTCGGTAGTTTCACTTTTTTCTTCTCATCTATGCAAATCAGCATATTTATGTAACTGCTGATTTCATTTATATCGTCATACCCGTCAAGTTTCAGCTTTATATAATTACTGAATAGCGAAACTTCCTTAATCTTGAATAATTTTTTCTCTGTCTTGGAGTTTATAACCAATTTATTCAGGCTTTCATTAAAAATATAAACTTCCTTCAGTTTCAAAAACCTTTCGGGGAAGTCAGTTAATGGTATCACCTTTAACAGACCTTTTACGCCTACCGGCTTCGTTATTTTGCCTATGAAAATAAGTTGATTTAAATCGTCCACTGTGTTTTATTTTAAAACAAATATCACATCATCCAAGCATATTCATTACTTCAAACACACAAACTAATTCATATAACCGTTGTAACGGTTAAATACTATTATGCTTTAGCTTCCTCTGTTTTCTCTTCTGTTTTTTTTGCTTTCGCTTCTTTCTGTCTCAATTTTCTCGCTTTAGTCCTCTGCTGTTTTGCAGGTTTATCCTCAAAGAAAAGGTTCATCTTTTCTTCAATTTTCTCCGGACTAATCTTTGAATTCATAAGACGGAATTTCATCATTACACCTTCTTTTTTAAGCAGGCTTCTTACTGTATCCGTTGGTTTTGCTCCTTTTTTTAACCAGTGGATTACTCTGTCTTCTTTAAGTGTAATCTGCATTGGTTCGAGATGCGGATTGTAATGACCAACTGATTCAATAAATTTGCCGTCGCGCGGTGAACGTGAATCTGCAGCTACGATTTTGTAAAGCGGGATGTTCTTCTTTCCCATTCTTTTAAGTCTTAACTTGACCAAGAAAAATGTCTCCTTTCGAGTACGTTTATATATTAATTATTTTAAAAATTTAATTTATGTTAAGCTTGTTCATCATATCAGGTGGTAATTTCATTCCTTTAAGCAAATTCTTCATCTTTCCGCCTGAAAAATTCCTCATCATTTTCTTCATGTCCTCAAATTGCTTTATCAGTCGGTTAACTTCCTGTATTGATGATCCGCTTCCGTTTGCGATTCTTCTTCTTCTCATACCGTTTAGTATTTGAGGATTCTCTCTTTCTTTTAAAGTCATTGAAAGAATTATCGCTTCAATTCTGTGAAAAACCTTTTCATCAATCTCTTTATCCTTTAAGGCTTTGCTTGCTCCCGGTATCATTGAAATTAGACCGCCTATTGAACCCATCTTCTTTACCTGTTTTATCTGGGATAAGAAGTCATTAAAATCAAACTTGTTTCTTCTGAGTTTTTCTTCAAGTTTTGCAGATTCAGATATATCAATCTCCTGATGTGCTTTCTCAACAAAAGACACTATATCGCCCATACCAAGAATTCGTGAAGCCATTCTGTCAGGATGAAACTGCTCGAGTGCATCAAGTTTCTCTCCGACACTGACAAACTTTATTGGTTTAGTAACAACGGCTCTTATTGATAGAGCTGCGCCGCCTTTAGTATCGCCGTCAAGCTTTGTAAGTACTATACCGCTGTAATCGAGCTTGTCATGGAATGCTTTTGCAGTGTTAACCGCATCCTGACCGGTCATCGAATCAACCACAAAAAGTATTTCATCCGGTACCATTGCCTTCTTAATATTAGCAACTTCATTCATCATTTGTTCGTCGATGGCAAGTCTTCCTGCGGTGTCGATAATCATTGTGTCTCTTGCATTCTTGCGTGCAAAATCTTCTGCTTGTTTTGTAATCTTTACTACATCTTTCTCACCATCGAGTGAAAAAACAGGAACATCAATTTCTTTGCCCAGAACTTTTAGCTGTTCAATGGCTGCAGGCCTGTAAATATCACAAGCTGCAAGCAGGGGATTACGCCCTTTTGATTTTAAATATTTAGCGAGTTTCGCTGCTAAAGTCGTTTTACCGGAACCTTGTAGTCCGGCAAGCATAATGATTGAGGGAATTTTATTAGAATGTATTATATCGCTTTTTCCGCTTCCCATCAGTTCAATTAACTCATCATTTATAATCTTGACGATTAACTGTCCGGGAGTTATGCTGTTTATTACATTCTGTCCTAACGATTTTTCTTTAACGTTTTTTATAAAGTTTGTAACTACTTTATAATTAACGTCTGCATCAAAAAGAACACGGCGAACTTCACGCAACGATTCGTCAACGTTTTTTTCCGTGATTTTCCCTTGTCCTCTTATTTTCTTAAGAACGGAATCGAATTTATTTGTTAAATCCTCAAACATTAAATATTTTTAAACAAACACTAAATTTAACGAAATTTTTATCATTTTTCAATGAAATTAAGCGTCTAAGTCTGCTGAAAATCAAGAATCCGGGTTTTAAATCCGTCACCCATAACATCATGAACATCAACGAGTACCATAAACGCTTTTGGGTCTTCATCTTTAACTAATCTCCTTAAACTGCTAATTTGTCTCCGATTAACTACAACAAATAAAACGTTTTGCCTTTTCCCGCTATATCCCCCTTCACTTAGAAAAATTGTAATACCTCTGTCAAGCTCGGTTATTATTCTTTCTTTAATCTCATTTTCCTGATTTGTAATTATGTATGCACCCTTTGTATAAGGTATTCCTTCGGCGGTAATATCCACTATTTGTGTTGTAATGTACAGATTCAGGTAACCCCAGATTATCAGATTAAGGTCTGTAAAAGCAATACCTATTGAAAATATTATCAGTGTCTCTATAATCCAGTAACCTGTTCCTATTGATAATCCGAAATATTTCTTCAATATTGCAACAGGAATATCCGTTCCTCCCGTAGAACCTCTGAACTTGAATATTATCCCAAGACTAAAACCGAGTAAAACCGAACCTGCAAGCGATGCGAGCAGTATGCTGTCAGTAAAAGCCCAGTACTGGGTGTTTATGTAATCCCTCATGATAGGGAAATTCTTATACAGCAATTCAGGATTCAGCAAGTCTGCAAAGACAGAACCTAAAAACATTCCTAAAAAAGATTTTAATCCAAATTGCCTGCCAAGGAAAATCCATCCTAATATAAACAGGGGAATGTTCAGTATAAGCATTGATGTACCCGCCGGTATTCCAAGAAAGTTGTAAATAATCTGTGCAATACCACCGACTCCACCGGGTGATACTTTAAAAGGTATCAGAAACCAGGAGTACGATATACCAAAAATAATCGCTCCAAAGACAATGCCAACGTAGTCTCTGATATTTAGTATTAATTTTCTTTTAGGACTTTTCATAAAATTATATTAAAAATTATTCGATTGTTAAATTGGTTGTAAGAAGTCATGCAATTTACGTATTCTATTACACTCATTAAAGGTAAATTAAAAAAGGCAGATATTTCATTATCTGCCTTTACATAATAAATGAAATTCTTATTTATTTAATCAGTGAACCTATCCTGTTCCATCTTATGGAACCTAATAAATCGAAGAAATTTGCGAAGGAAATATTTGCATCCCACGACCAGTAAATAATAAATGCTTCTCCAACAACATTTTCCATAGGCATAAATCCCCAGAATCTGCTGTCAAGTGAGTTATTTCTGTTATCTCCCATCATCCATAAATAATCCCTCTTCACTTCATACATCCCATCGTTAAACTTCATGTCGTCAGCAGTAAGAGAACCATCCGGATTAAGTATAACGTTACTGTATCCTTCTTTCATAATAAACATCTTGTACCATTCAAAATTAGTATTGTCAATTTTAATCTTATCACCTACTTTTGGAATTCTTATCGGACCGTAGTTATCCTCATTCCACCCCGAGTTTTTAGGAAATATCCTGTTATTAGCAAGATTTGGCGGCTGCAGCGGAGCAATAAATTTCGATTGCGGAGGATTCGGAAATATTTGTCCGTTCCTGTAAAGTACTTTATTTACAACTTTTATTTCATCTCCCGGGACCCCTACACATCTTTTAATATAATTCAGTACTTCATGCGATTTCAATTCATCTCTCTCACCCGGAAAATCGAATACAACAACATCACCGGGTTTTGGATCTTTAAACCCCGGGAGCTTAACGTAGGGGATACGAATATCCGTGAAAGGTATATTCCGCGGTGTAGTCGCTCCGTACGTAAATTTCGTCACGAGTAAAAAATCACCGACAAGCAGTGTATTTTCCATCGAACCAGTGGGTATTCTGTATGCTTCAAACAAGAATACTTTTATCAGAAATGCCACAACTGCCGCCCAAACAAGAGCGTCAAAATATTCTTTAGGTTTTGATTTCTTCTTCTTTTTATCTAATATTTCTTTTGGTACTTTTGAAGGAACGTTTTCTTTTAATGCCATTCTTATTAGTTTATATTCTATTTTTCAATTGAAAGTACTGCTAAAAAAGCTTCCTGAGGTATTTCAACAGACCCTACTTGTTTCATACGTCTTTTTCCCTCTTTTTGTTTCTCGAGAAGTTTACGTTTTCTGGAAATATCTCCGCCGTAACATTTTGCAATTACATTTTTCCTGAGAGCACTTATTGATTCTCTTGCTATTACTTTCGATCCGATAGCAGCCTGGATAGCTACTTCAAACATGTGCCTTGGTATCAGCTTTCTGAGTTTTTCGCAAAGTTTTCTGCCCCAGTAATATGCATTTTCTCTGTGAATTATTGTAGATAAAGCGTCAACTGATTCCCCGTTCAGAAGAATATCCAGTTTAACGAGGTCTCCGCTTCTGTAATCTATTAATTCGTAATCGAACGATGCATAACCTTTTGTCAATGATTTCAGCCTGTCATAAAAATCAAAAATTATTTCCGCAAGAGGAAATTCAAAATAAAGGTCAACGCGTTTTGCATCGATGTAATGCTGATTTTTAAAAACTCCTCTTCTGTCATTAGCAAGCTTCATTATATTGCCTATGAATTCAACAGGCACTATAATTTGCGATGAAATATAAGGTTCTTTCACGTGGTCTATAACCGTTGCATCGGGCATCAACGAAGGATTATCAACAAGTATCATATCACCGTTTGATTTAAACACCTGATATTCTACGTTTGGAACTGTTGTTATTATGTTTAAATCGTATTCTCTTTCAAGCCTTTCCTGTACTATTTCAAGATGCAGTAAACCAAGAAATCCGCATCTGAAACCAAAGCCGAGTGCTACTGATGTTTCCGGTTCGTAAGAAAGTGCTGCGTCATTTAATTTAAGCTTTGAAAGTGCGTCCCGGAGATTTTCGAAATCATTCGAGGCAACAGGATAAATTCCGCTGAACACCATCGGCTTAACTTCTTTGAAACCCGGAATCGGCTCTTTTGCTCTGTTATTGACATCAATTATCGTATCACCGACTCTTGAATCATTAACGTCCTTTATATTCGCTATCAAATATCCTACATCGCCTGCTTTCAAAATGCCCGTTCTTTTTCTCTCCATCTTGAGAATTCCAACTTCCTCAGCTTCAAATTGTTTTCCTGATGCAAAAAATTCAATCTTATCACCTTCTTTAAGGTCGCCCTCAAAAACTCTTAAATATACAATTACCCCTCTGTAAGTATCGAATATTGAGTCGAAAATTAACGCTCTTAAAGGTTCATCATGTATAATCTTTGCAGGAGGTATTTTTGCAACAATCTGTTCGAGTACTTCTTCCGTTCCTGTACCGACTTTTGCACTAACTGAAAGTATATCCTCCCGTTTTCCTCCTATGAGCTCAATAATCTGATCTTTCGTCTCTTCAATCATTGCGCTCTGCAGGTCAATTTTGTTTATAACGGGTATAATCTCGAGTCCGTTATCAATTGCAAGATACAAGTTGCTTATTGTTTGAGCCTCAATACCCTGTGTACAGTCAACTATCAGCAAAGCCCCCTCACACGCTGCGAGTGAACGGGATACTTCGTAAGAAAAATCAACGTGTCCGGGCGTGTCGATAAGGTTTAAAACATACTCTTCACCGTCTTTTGCTTTATAGTTCATCTGAATGGCATGAAGCTTTATCGTAATACCTCTTTCCTGTTCAAGGTCCATGTCGTCAAGCACCTGTCTTGACATGTTTCTGCTCGCAACCGTGCCTGTTAGTTCAAGCAATCTGTCGGCTAAAGTTGATTTGCCGTGGTCAATATGCGCAATTATGCAAAAATTTCTTATATTTGATTTCAGCACTTTTTTATTCGTATCGGGATGAATTATTAAAAAAGTGGGCTAAAAAACATATACCCACTTCTAATCAGTAAGCTATAAAACTCTTTCCGTCCCTTATTCAGCTTTTGTTTTTCTTGTAATTCTAATATCCTGTATCTCTTTTCTTATTTCTGCAGCCATCTTTCTGAGATTGTTAAGTTCTTTTCTCAGTCTTGTTCCGGCAGCATTTTGATTCTTTTCATAGAATTTCTCGATATCGACTTTCATTCCGTCGAGTGTTTCCTGTAATTTAGTAAATTTCTCCATTACATCTCCTTAGTTTAAGTTTAAAATAATATAGTAAAATTAAGATTTAAAAATAATTCAATTTAATGTTATAGCATTCGGATAAGGAATCGAGAAAATTATGATATAACCCCAGGCAGTGAACGCCAGACCGAGTATTACAATGGCACTTACCAGAGTTATTTTGAGCCATGGCTCCATCTTGTAGTCTCTGAAGATTCCCCAGAGTCCGTTTAAACCGTGGTACATACCGAGCGTAAGGAAAACCAGGTCTATAATCCTGTACCATGAAAACTGCATTCTGTTCAAGACTGCCTGATATGTATGTCCCGAATCGAGGTTATAGTGCATTAGAATGTAATGGCCGATAGCAAAAACAACCAGTGCAATACCCGTGATTCTCTGCAGCATCCAGCTTTTTGAACCCGAGCTTTTTGATGATTGATATTTATACATATTATATTAAAATTAAATTTTATTTCAAAAATAAGTGTGAAAGCATAATGTATCCCATTCCAAGGAAGAGCAAAATGCCGGCTATCCAGGAGACTCTATAAAGTGTTTTGTGGTACTTAGAACCGTCGGCAAGGTCAACGAGAACTATTCTCACTCCGTTCAGTGAATGAAATAATACGAAGATAAAGAGCACCCATTCCAAAACGAGAAAAGGACCGGAAGAAAACGTGCTCATTTTTGTCTCAAACGCTGCTTTGCCATCGGTCAGTGTGCTTAATGAATAAACATGGAGGAAAAGGTATGCTATCAATGCTATACCCGATATTCTATGGTATATCCATGCCCAGTTTCCGCTGTCTTTCTTGTAAGATAGGTTTTCCTTAATCCAATCTTTCTGGTCGAATGTTTTAATGTCTTTGTAATCGTCTGTCATTGTTTGATTGAGTTTAGAATTGAAAGAAATTAAATATTTAAATCAAATATTACAATTAATTAATAACTTAAATTTTACATTTTTTAAATGCTTAATAAACATTAATTTTGTAGAAATAATCTGATTATGTTTAAAACTCCTGATTTTATTAAGAACTTAAAACCCTACATCCCGGGTAAGTCAATAGAAGAGTTACAGCGCGAATTCGGACTAAAGGAAATTCATAAGATTGCATCGAACGAAAATCCTCTCGGTCCTTCTCCAAAAGCAATTGAAGCTAAGAAGAAACTCGTGGAGGAAATTCACAGGTATCCCGATGTCGGCTCTGTCCTGCTGAGAGAAAAACTTTCGGCTAAATTTAATATTCCTGCGAAAAATATAGCGGTAGGCAGCGGTTCCGAAAGCATTATGGCAAATATTCTGCGCTGCTTCTTATGCGACGATGATGAAATTATAACCTCCGAAGCCACATTTATAGGCTTTCAGGTACTCGCTATGGGACGCAGCAATAAAACGCATTACGTTCCGATGTCAAGGGAGACGTATAAGTTCGATTTAAACGGTATTCTCGAAAGAATAAACAAAAACACAAAAATAATATACCTCTGCAATCCAAACAATCCCACGGGCACTATAATTACTAAAGATGAATTCGATGACTTCTATTCAAAAGTACCGAAAGATGTGCTTATACTTTTCGACGAAGCTTATTTCGAGTATGCGATAAATTATCCTGCATATCCTAATTCACTCGATTACAGGTATGACAATGTTATAACACTTCGAACATTCTCAAAGATTTACGGTATTGCGGGTTTACGAATCGGTTACGGATTCGCTCATGAATTTGCAGTTGAAACGTTAATGAAAACAAAGCTCCCATTCGAACCTAATACTTTGGCACAGGCAGCGGCGATTGGTGCTTTGGATGACGATGATTTTATAAACAAATCTATTACTCTTAATCAGGAAGGTTACAATTATTTTCTTAATGAATTAAGACCTCTGGAAGAAAAGGGCAAGATTAAGATAACTCCTTCCTATGCAAACTTTGTTATGCTCGATTTATTTTCTGCCGGGCGTGTAACAGATACAAATATGAAGCTATTGCAGAAAGGAGTTATTATCCGTCCGCTCACAGCTTTTGGGTTATCGAACTGCATAAGGGTCACAATGGGGCTTATGAAAGAAAACGAAGCATTCATAAAAGAATTCAGCAAAATTGTCTGATGCGTTTTACAAAAGATACAGATATGGAAGAGTTAATCCGCGTCCTGCCCGCAGCATCCAGCTATTTTGCAAAGTATAAGATCAGGGTAATGCAGGCCGGTACTGTAAGGTGGGGGTCAATAGAGCAAATCGCAAAAATGAAAGACTTCACCGACGAAGATATCGCAAAGTTTGTAAAGGAACTGAATGAGAAGTACGAAATAATGAAAACCCGATGACAGGAACCATACTTTTCGCACTAATGATAATGTTACTCCGCATTATCGATGTATCGCTCGGAACTATCCGAATGATTATCACCGTACAGGGAAAAAAGTACATAGCAGGTGCAATCGGCTTTGTAGAAGTAACAATCTGGGTCGTCGCAATCAGCAGCGTAATGTCACAGCTCGATAACTGGATTAACGTAGTTGCTTACTCATCAGGATTCGCAACCGGCACTATCCTCGGCATCACTCTCGAACAAAAACTCGGTTCAGGTTTTGTATGGCTAAATATAATATCCATGAACTTCGCCGATGATATAACAGATGTGCTTCGCCAAAACAAATTCGGAGTAACGCTCATCCCGGGCGAAGGTGCCAGCGGGGGAGTCACGGTTCTTCTTGTTTTAATACCACGCAAAAGACAAAAAGAAGTAATGCAATTAATAATAGAAATTGACCCCAAAGCATTCATCACGATGCATTCGTCCATACCTCACAGAGGCGGATACCTACACCTGAGGAAATAATTTCTCCGTTTCCGATGAATAAATTCTATGCATTACCGAAAATAGTTCTCTGGATAGTATCTATAACGCTTGCTTTTATCGGCGGTATGCCGCTCGGTATTACCATGATGTTCAGTTTTAAATTTAGTTTTCTTTACCTCCTTCTTTTTCCCGTTACTTTACCTTTAGCCGTCTGCACAATAACGCCGCTAATGAGAGTTTCGGGATATTACATTTACTACTCGCCTATGCTTCTTGGAATTAAATCTAAAAAGAAACTTGACCTGCACAACGGAACCTCTTTCGATTACATCTTATACATGAAATTAAAAGACAAAGGCATAAAAGCCCGGAACAAGTTACTATCATACTTTTTGGAAGGACTTTTAAAAATAATTCAGGAAATAGAAAACGGAAAAATAAAATCCACATTATTTATTGAAGGCACGTCATACTTCTTCAGCGATAGCACGGCAAAAAGACTCGGATTCACGCTGCAAAAGCCGCTATTACATTACCATTTTAATTTCATTCTCAATTTCATTGACCTGACTTTGATGTACTCCTACTCAAAAGGCAGATTCACAATCCCGCGGATATTCGAAATAAAACGCGCGGTTATTTCTCCATCAGAACTTTGTGCGCAAAAAGATAACCTCCGGCGTTTATTGAATATCTTAAACAACAGAATAAGTTAATTCAAGAATTATATCAAATCGTTAACGATATTCTGACTATTATTTCAATTATCCGTACCTCACAGTGATGCTGTCTCCAAACTACAAAATCTAAGATAAAGTCTTTGTTATTTGCAGTGAAATTTTTCTCATATAATTTCCGAAGCCTTTATCACCGCTGACAATACCGAAATAAAAATTTATTACGGAGTATTCTTTCATTATTGATGAAATGCGTTCTCCAATTTTTATCACAGCAGTATCGCCTTTCTTAGTTTTTACAATATTTCCTTTTAAGCCTATAAACCTGTAAGGTTCATTGCTGTTATAATCATGATAATTCAGAAAGAGTACACCGGCGATAATCGCGTTTTCTCTGAGAGAGCATGCATAAATATCATGTGTTTCATCTTCGCTCAAAGCAAACCTAAGCTCCTGACCTTTAAACTTTACCGCTTTATCCGTCTGAATTGAATCGTATAAACCGGGGATTACAGCAGGAGTATCCAATACATCTTTTCCATTAACCTTTTCGTAATTCGCTTTTTGAATTGCGTTGAAAGTACTTCCAATAGCACTTTT
The window above is part of the Ignavibacteria bacterium genome. Proteins encoded here:
- the hisC gene encoding histidinol-phosphate transaminase, with amino-acid sequence MFKTPDFIKNLKPYIPGKSIEELQREFGLKEIHKIASNENPLGPSPKAIEAKKKLVEEIHRYPDVGSVLLREKLSAKFNIPAKNIAVGSGSESIMANILRCFLCDDDEIITSEATFIGFQVLAMGRSNKTHYVPMSRETYKFDLNGILERINKNTKIIYLCNPNNPTGTIITKDEFDDFYSKVPKDVLILFDEAYFEYAINYPAYPNSLDYRYDNVITLRTFSKIYGIAGLRIGYGFAHEFAVETLMKTKLPFEPNTLAQAAAIGALDDDDFINKSITLNQEGYNYFLNELRPLEEKGKIKITPSYANFVMLDLFSAGRVTDTNMKLLQKGVIIRPLTAFGLSNCIRVTMGLMKENEAFIKEFSKIV
- a CDS encoding DUF1858 domain-containing protein, which encodes MRFTKDTDMEELIRVLPAASSYFAKYKIRVMQAGTVRWGSIEQIAKMKDFTDEDIAKFVKELNEKYEIMKTR
- a CDS encoding DUF2179 domain-containing protein, with the protein product MTGTILFALMIMLLRIIDVSLGTIRMIITVQGKKYIAGAIGFVEVTIWVVAISSVMSQLDNWINVVAYSSGFATGTILGITLEQKLGSGFVWLNIISMNFADDITDVLRQNKFGVTLIPGEGASGGVTVLLVLIPRKRQKEVMQLIIEIDPKAFITMHSSIPHRGGYLHLRK